A stretch of the Vulcanisaeta souniana JCM 11219 genome encodes the following:
- a CDS encoding 3,4-dihydroxy-2-butanone-4-phosphate synthase yields MIESALELLRQGKIVFIHDSDNRENEVDAVIRADHVTPSVITWMRKNAGGLICFVTEDSVGKQLGLNFMSDVLRNAGFDGLIKRPGYGDDPAFSIYVNHVKTKTGIRDIDRALTITRLADVVRMIKEGRNAEAQKIFYGEFYAPGHVPILLGRVGRRFGHTELSLLLSRMAGILPALVIVEMLSDDGEALNKDAVSRIADELGTVVISGGEIIREAERQGIIKEVVIK; encoded by the coding sequence ATGATCGAGAGTGCACTGGAACTATTAAGGCAGGGTAAAATAGTGTTCATTCATGACTCCGACAATAGGGAAAATGAGGTTGATGCAGTGATAAGGGCTGATCATGTGACGCCATCAGTAATTACTTGGATGAGAAAGAATGCTGGTGGTTTAATCTGTTTCGTTACCGAGGACTCCGTGGGTAAGCAATTAGGGCTTAACTTCATGAGTGATGTGCTTCGTAATGCAGGCTTCGATGGACTCATTAAAAGGCCTGGGTATGGGGATGACCCTGCGTTCTCAATATACGTGAACCATGTAAAGACGAAGACGGGGATCAGGGATATTGATAGAGCATTGACTATTACGAGACTTGCAGATGTTGTAAGGATGATTAAGGAGGGCCGTAATGCAGAGGCGCAGAAGATATTTTACGGCGAGTTCTACGCACCAGGTCATGTGCCCATACTTCTGGGCAGGGTTGGACGTAGGTTTGGCCACACAGAATTGTCCTTATTGCTGTCAAGGATGGCTGGCATATTACCAGCGCTTGTTATAGTTGAGATGCTTAGTGACGACGGTGAGGCATTAAACAAGGATGCGGTGTCTAGGATAGCCGATGAATTAGGCACAGTGGTCATAAGCGGTGGTGAGATAATAAGAGAAGCCGAAAGACAGGGCATTATTAAGGAAGTTGTGATAAAGTAG